A window from Vulcanimicrobium alpinum encodes these proteins:
- a CDS encoding S-layer homology domain-containing protein has translation MKRLATLVLAAGFSVSSLLALGQSASATPFSDVPANHWAYQAIQSLAADGLVEGYPDGKFKGDRPLTRYEMAVLVARVIAKLQANGAGYASKADLDKLQKLIDALKDELDSLGVRVTNLEDALDALDKRTKFAQSIQLHGTIGDNNSNRQRYVIPQTITHAGIDPFVAVFLTSPSNNSALEQTGPGNLIRFEDRLNFIYTINENLTVSLPIHIMNFQFGGEFTPNAKYSIQPDVVVKIAKAGAFTNIYLRDGQLDDLKSSRVGLTYRAPDATQQGPGYENPVQPYEKGFEIGGVLSGLTEFQFSWTRMDQSLINTQTNVADPNGEFAQNNYFFTVTRPQTSYFQPGAPGSPTGALRIDTFTANGGNISSVYLSRKAQIGTVYISAVNGTPCSSAALTPAGGACPIAANAWYYIDQTNQVVFTTPLPAGTVVQIAYVGLTYNNNDQYQRYHANARINQKIKGLPGAEVGVSVSRIFDFADLSNSQGFNFYQSAPNGNAAGNGLGVVSDTVFGLDAQLPLWFITLGGDKTQHPVLFAEGAYSKYTPDFYNTPAVTDSAGVVGLRLKLYQATATLQYQAVGPNFLDGGPLRYFGNSPSTFQFWRGNFFPQFFGFANNLAINTTFDRAVGTTTRTNAGLTYIYPVFNPFVASGPQYFSAFAPNSQGFTLNATVPLKVGDLPFSVNVLGQHLSELTPNGFGQLAYGPGFASGQKLTLDKFNGGVTFGVPVFGTKASVNLSAETELLSRNDKTAYAYVPFNPNAGGPDAAAGAAATTYYASGATPVLFYPNYINERHTTYNAGASLPLTKDLVLAGAYSTQTYHGSYGTTFGQNIAQRKDQYQATLTYNIPKTTSSVSALFRNQKYTDNVLPTYNFNQNREDLNFTIRF, from the coding sequence ATGAAGCGTCTCGCTACCCTCGTCCTCGCAGCGGGCTTCTCGGTGAGTTCGCTCTTGGCGTTGGGTCAGAGCGCCTCCGCCACGCCGTTTTCGGATGTACCTGCGAACCACTGGGCGTATCAAGCGATCCAGTCGCTCGCGGCCGACGGCCTGGTCGAGGGGTATCCCGACGGAAAATTCAAGGGCGACCGACCGCTGACGCGCTACGAAATGGCCGTGCTCGTCGCACGCGTCATCGCAAAGCTGCAAGCCAACGGCGCGGGGTATGCCTCCAAGGCCGATCTCGACAAGCTCCAAAAGCTGATCGACGCGCTCAAAGACGAGCTCGATTCGCTCGGCGTCCGCGTCACCAACCTCGAAGACGCGCTCGACGCCCTCGACAAGCGCACGAAGTTCGCGCAGTCGATCCAGCTCCACGGCACGATCGGCGACAACAACTCGAACCGGCAGCGCTATGTTATTCCGCAAACGATCACGCATGCCGGCATCGATCCATTCGTGGCCGTCTTCCTGACGTCGCCGTCGAACAACAGCGCGCTCGAGCAGACCGGGCCCGGCAACCTGATCCGGTTCGAAGATCGTCTGAATTTCATCTACACGATCAACGAGAACCTGACGGTTTCGCTGCCGATCCACATCATGAACTTCCAGTTCGGCGGCGAATTCACGCCCAACGCGAAGTACTCGATCCAGCCCGACGTGGTGGTGAAGATCGCCAAAGCCGGCGCGTTCACCAACATCTATCTGCGTGACGGCCAGCTCGACGATCTCAAGTCGTCGCGCGTCGGTCTGACGTACCGCGCTCCCGACGCGACCCAGCAGGGTCCCGGCTACGAGAACCCGGTCCAGCCGTACGAGAAGGGCTTCGAGATCGGCGGCGTCCTGAGCGGCCTCACCGAATTCCAGTTCTCGTGGACGCGCATGGATCAGTCGCTGATCAACACGCAGACCAACGTCGCCGATCCCAACGGCGAGTTCGCCCAAAACAATTATTTCTTCACCGTGACCCGTCCGCAGACGAGTTACTTCCAGCCCGGCGCGCCCGGCTCGCCGACCGGCGCGCTGCGCATCGACACGTTCACCGCGAACGGCGGGAACATCAGCTCGGTGTACCTCTCGCGCAAGGCGCAGATCGGCACCGTCTACATCTCGGCGGTCAACGGGACCCCGTGCTCCTCGGCCGCGCTGACGCCGGCCGGCGGTGCGTGTCCGATCGCCGCGAACGCGTGGTACTACATCGATCAGACCAACCAGGTCGTCTTCACGACCCCGCTCCCCGCGGGGACGGTCGTGCAGATCGCCTACGTCGGGCTGACGTACAACAACAACGACCAGTACCAGCGCTACCACGCCAACGCGCGCATCAACCAGAAGATCAAAGGCCTCCCGGGCGCTGAAGTCGGCGTCTCGGTCAGCCGCATCTTCGACTTCGCCGACCTCTCGAACTCGCAAGGGTTCAACTTCTACCAGTCGGCTCCCAACGGCAACGCCGCGGGGAACGGTCTGGGCGTGGTGAGCGACACGGTGTTCGGTCTCGACGCGCAGCTGCCGCTGTGGTTCATCACGCTGGGCGGCGACAAGACGCAGCACCCGGTGCTGTTCGCGGAGGGCGCGTACAGCAAATACACGCCGGACTTCTACAACACGCCTGCGGTCACCGACAGCGCCGGCGTGGTCGGCCTGCGCCTGAAGCTCTATCAAGCGACGGCGACGCTGCAGTACCAGGCCGTCGGCCCGAACTTCCTCGACGGCGGTCCGCTGCGTTACTTCGGCAACTCGCCCTCGACGTTCCAGTTCTGGCGCGGGAACTTCTTCCCGCAGTTCTTCGGGTTCGCGAACAACCTGGCGATCAACACCACATTCGACCGCGCCGTCGGAACGACAACGCGCACGAATGCGGGGCTCACGTACATCTACCCGGTGTTCAACCCGTTCGTCGCCAGCGGCCCTCAGTATTTCAGCGCGTTCGCGCCGAACTCTCAGGGCTTCACGCTCAACGCGACCGTCCCGCTGAAGGTCGGCGATCTGCCGTTCAGCGTGAACGTGCTCGGCCAGCATCTCTCCGAACTGACGCCCAACGGATTCGGCCAGCTGGCCTACGGTCCGGGCTTCGCCTCGGGGCAGAAGCTCACGCTGGATAAGTTCAACGGCGGCGTGACCTTCGGCGTCCCGGTGTTCGGAACGAAGGCCTCGGTCAACCTGAGCGCCGAGACCGAACTGCTCTCGCGCAACGACAAGACCGCATATGCCTACGTGCCGTTCAACCCGAACGCGGGCGGACCGGACGCGGCGGCCGGCGCGGCGGCGACGACGTACTACGCGAGCGGTGCGACTCCGGTGCTGTTCTACCCGAACTACATCAACGAACGCCACACGACGTACAACGCCGGTGCCTCGTTGCCGCTCACGAAGGACCTCGTCCTCGCGGGCGCCTACTCGACGCAGACGTACCACGGTTCCTATGGGACGACGTTCGGTCAGAACATCGCGCAGCGCAAGGACCAGTACCAGGCGACGCTGACGTACAACATCCCCAAGACGACGAGCTCGGTCTCGGCGCTGTTCCGCAACCAGAAGTACACGGACAACGTCCTGCCGACGTACAACTTCAACCAAAATCGCGAAGATCTCAACTTCACGATCCGGTTCTGA